In the Colletes latitarsis isolate SP2378_abdomen unplaced genomic scaffold, iyColLati1 scaffold0013, whole genome shotgun sequence genome, CTGATGCGATTGAGTTTCCGAATAATAAGCAATACGCAGTGACTCGACTTAAAAGCCTGGAGCGTAAGATGGATAAAGATCCTAAATTTGCGGCACAATATTGTGAACAAATTCAACATTTTCTAGATTGTGGTTACGCGTCTAAAGTAATTCTACCTGTAGTAAACGATACGCGAGTATGGTACCTACCGCATTTTGGAGTAAGAAATGtaaataaaccagaaaaattacgCGTTGTGTTCGATGCCGCGGCAGTATACCATGGGACATGTTTGAACGATGCACTGCTGCCGGGACCAGACATGCTTAATTCGCTGTTAGGATCATTACTTCGATTTCGACAGAAACGTATTGCCTTTACCGCGGACATCAAGGAAATGttccttcaaataaaaatacgtcCGGAAGACCAGTTCGCACAACATTTTCTATGGCGTGGGATGGACAGAGCCAAGGAACCAGACGTATATGTAATGACTTTCCTGATATTCGGCGCGACATCTTCACCTTGCTCAGCTCAGTTTGTCAAGAACGTTAATGCAAAAGAATTGGAACTGGAATACCCTAAAGCAGCGGAAGCCATAATGAAATATCACTACATGGACGACTACATCGATGGTGCTGACACTATTGAAGAAGCCGTTAAACTTATTCGCGAAGTTACTGAAATTCATCGCAGAGGTGGTTTCGACATACGAAATTGGACATGCAATAGCCGAATGGTATTAGACAGTCTGCCCAGCGAGAAACGGTCACGTTTGAAAGTAAATCTCGCGTTTGATCAACATCCGACGGAAAGGGTGTTAGGCATTAAATGGAATCCTGACGAAGATAGGCTATCCTTCAACTTGAGTCTGAAACGAATTCAGCGGGAAATATTAACTGGAGAACAGAAACCCACCAAACGACAAATGTTAAGCGTGATTATGTCCGTGTTCGACCCCTACGGATTTCTTAGTCCCTTTACTATTAGAAGTAAAATTCTACTGCAGAACAGCTGGCGTAGCACTATCGCATGGGACGAAGTGTTGAAGGATACTGAATACGTAGAATGGAAGAGATGGATCCAAGATCTGCAACATATAAAACACTTCTCCATACCCCGTTGCTACTTGCAGCGAAATGCGACTATTTGTGCTACAGAGCTTCATGTATTTTGTGACGCCAGTGAAAAGGCGTATGCAGGAGTGGCCTACTGGCGCGACGTATACGAAGATGGAATAACAACCGTCACATTTATTTTGGGCAAATGTCGTGTTTCCCCATTGAAACCCATTTCTATCCCGCGTCTAGAACTACAAGCCGCATTGCTTGCCAGTCGCATAGCTCGTACCGTACAACAAGAACATAGCAGGAAAATAACCAAAAGAGTTTTTTGGACGGACTCGTGCACAGTGTTAAGTTGGTTGCGGTCGGATTACCGAACGTACAAAGCGTTTGTGGCTCATCGTTTGGGTGAAATAGATGACCTAACTAGTCAGAACGAATGGCAATGGATTCCCTCAAAGGAGAATCCAGCCGACGACGCAACGCGCGAAAACGGTCCAATGCCCTTAGAGAAATCCAGATGGATTTCGGGACCAGAATTTTTGCGCAATAATGAACGTTTTTGGCATGCCCAACCAAGAACCACCGTGCCAGGTCCTAGAGAAGAACTTAGGCCGGAGTTTGTAGGAGCAAATGTGGACTTTGGAAGATTGGAGCTACCTCAAATTGAGCGATTTTCTTCATGGTTTCGGTTAATCCGCAGCACAGCTTGGCTACTAGTTTTCAGTGAATGTTGCTTAGCTAAGAAGAAGGTCCCATTAACTAATGTACATGTACAGTGGGCAGTGAGAAAATGGTCGGCCCAGTGTCAGCGAGATAGTTTTTCAGAAGAATTGCATACATTAAACCATGGAGGAGTAATAAGCTGTAAAAGCCGACTACATCAATTAACACCATTTTTGGATGAAGTCGGACTCATTCGGCTCGGTGGGCGAATATCGGCAGCCGAAGGGGTACCGCACACTATGAAAGAACCAGTAATATTGGATGGAGGTCACCGATATACACGCCTTCTGATATTACACTATCATCAAAAGGCAAATCATGGCAGTACGGAGACGGTGGTCAACGAATTGAGGCAATCGTTTTGGATTTTAAGATTACGACCAACTGTAAAAACTGTTGCAAGTCGATGCCAAGTATGTCGTATGAATAAGAAAACACCGCAAATACCTCGGATGGCAGATCTGCCAAGCGTGCGAATAGATCATCATGTAAGACCATTCACCAATTGTGGAATTGATTATTTTGGTCCTATGGAAGTCACGGTAGGTAGGAGGCGCGAGAAACGATGGGGCGTATTATTTACTTGTTTGAATATCCGAGCTATCCATATTGAAATAGCATCCACTTTGACAACGGATGCTACGATTATGGCTCTTTCGCGTATGGCCGCTCGGCGTGGGTTCCCGACTATAATATATTCAGACAATGGTACCAACTTAAGAGGAGCTCACGCCGAATTGAAAAGGCTTGTAACGGACTTAGACTGCGATACGCTGAGGGATAGAGCTATGAGCAAGGGCGTGGAGTGGCGTTTTATTCCTCCGGGGGCTCCTCATATGGGTGGTTGTTGGGAAAGTTTAGTTAAGTCGGTCAAAATCACCCTGAGAATCATCCTGAAAGAAAGGGCACCTCGTGAGGAAACGCTGGCCACGATGTTAGCAGAGGCTGAACATACTGTAAATAGTAGGCCACTAACATCCGTATCCGTAGACCACAGAGATGGAGAAAGTTTAACACCAAACCATTTTTTGATTGGAACATCTTCTATTAACCCATTGGCAGTGGGACTAGGCGGCAGAGAAGGCCAAAATTTACGCAAGCAGTGGAGGATAGCACAGAACCTAGCTGATCATTTCTGGTCGCGTTGGGTCAAAGAATATCTTCCCACACTGATAAAAAGGCGTCGCTGGCATCAAGAGGTGCAACCCCTAGCAGTAGGAGACTTGGTCCTCATTGTTGATTCTCAGCTGCCTAGAAACATATGGCCACGCGGAATAGTCACAACCACGTTTCCTGGAAGGGACGGGCGAGTACGGGTGGCCGAAATTAAGACAACGAAAGGCAAAATTATTAGACCAGTTTCGAAATTAATTGTGCTGAAACCCATGGATATTAGTGCTGAGTAAGACATCTCAGACACGGGAGGGGGAATTTGTTGACAACACAATTAATAAGTTTTtaggtttaattgtttaacaCGTCTGCTGGTTTGATCACTAATATAAGTacaaatttcgttttcgtttcatttacaATTTTCGTGGTGGTGGATTCATTTGGAGTGGGGAAATAGGTAGATAAGCGCGGTGATTACGAGAAGGACGGGAACAGTCGCGATTCGGTCGGGAAACGGCATGTAAGTATCGAAGGATTGGAAGGTCGAGCGGCCTCGGCCCGGGTTGTCCCATagcgatttgtttgttgattaATTTTGGCACGTTCCCTGGCTGTTCGGGCGTGTATCGGCATCTCTAATTTGGCATATTATAATTCCCAAAGCTCGTGCTCCGATGTCGACTACTGCGTCATTGTTCCCTGGCTGGACGGTACAATGTCGCGTAGACGATTGTTGAGCGTTCCTCGCAACTGGTGCCTTGCGAGGTCGAGTGCATGGGTGAACTCGATGGCAAGAGTTCCGGATTTGGTTTTGGCATTAATCGGTGGTCACTATGACAATAtggtaaaactttcaaatcgctaATGGGACGGCATTCGGGGTCGGCACGCTGATCGACTTTCGAATACCTAAGAGATATAAGGAAcaagaaattgtaaaattcCTGAATAAATCTATGACATACAAAGTATTGCCTGTTTTGTCTGTACTCCCATCTGATCCCTGCTCCCTTTCGCCCGTGGGTCGATGgtaaacatacttgttgaacagatcctgggttttttctggcttggatcgcgcagtaatgtggtaccacactgaaacagcccactaaacctggtttcgatcaatattttagaggataacgaaagttatgtctaggttaggcctgggccttgccctcatcagactcatgctttcgcatttttcacatacttgttgaacagatcctgggttttttctggtatggatcacgtagtaatgtgggaccacactgaaacattcagttaaacctggtcttgataaatattttagaggataacgcatgttaggtctgggttaggtctaggatttgctctcgtcaggctcatactttcgcatatatctcatacctcatggctagatcctgggctatttctggattggatcacgtagtaatgtggtaccacactgaaacagtcaattaaacctggtttcgatcaatattttagaggataacgtaagttaggtctggtataggtctgggatttgccctcatcaggctcatactttcgcgtttttcacatacttgttgaacagatcctgggttttttccggtttgggtcacgtagtagtgtggtaccacactgaaacagtcgattaaacctggtttcgatcaatatttttgaggataacgcatgttaggtctaggttaggccggggattttcactcatcagactcatactttttttttttttttttttttttgtcgtggggaaaatcttcgaaagactccctcccacctccttggggagaggtgggaggggtgtgtgggattccccgcgcccgtacaacgacaggcgcgggaccta is a window encoding:
- the LOC143350665 gene encoding uncharacterized protein LOC143350665; amino-acid sequence: MATRSGRPACHPLRGKRAIVEQPDEEAGLRDSAVLASQPNPAGGTVHSVASQAASTSSSLRKRRLEIQAAEQRAKVRRKLLEEKEKVELELIDERLELEIAQLEEGTNGGSSDRSSLVPRPDANQGCSQDNNTNRSIRAWLEKSSAHVSNFTDNHRETSVNNYTRQIGGQADQAERNATAASSHYQRAVDSVPNMQRNETSGISKLTDVLSRTIEAIQGRSATGDSSRQLLNRLTSKGELPIFNGDTVEWARFKRVFDLTTQKGGYSEEENVSRLYACLRGPARDAVASLMVTASDVRQIMETLELRFGNPDVVATKIVEDIKNLPRIGGIGGNLVTFATTVKNCVAALQAVNHIGYLQSPDLNSEILRKLPMNMIYQYNRFLNENNEGNEPKLVVLAKFLFFEAEIACKAGTSNLITPNVRYPREGKLYIRDKTKRTAESKATVLTATTDSSKILSPNRKIVARTIRSLSLPSQTLHVSEVKKHRHLKDLNIEGYSNVTPEILIGQDHWDLITSLEVRESGRQAPVASYTNLGWTIHGHLPCGANEENELTMLQLTEMRERNNNHFRDSRLNELVKHHFNIESLGVSEKPRNNVLIVRAEKILKKTTRRVNDRWETGLLWRSDAIEFPNNKQYAVTRLKSLERKMDKDPKFAAQYCEQIQHFLDCGYASKVILPVVNDTRVWYLPHFGVRNVNKPEKLRVVFDAAAVYHGTCLNDALLPGPDMLNSLLGSLLRFRQKRIAFTADIKEMFLQIKIRPEDQFAQHFLWRGMDRAKEPDVYVMTFLIFGATSSPCSAQFVKNVNAKELELEYPKAAEAIMKYHYMDDYIDGADTIEEAVKLIREVTEIHRRGGFDIRNWTCNSRMVLDSLPSEKRSRLKVNLAFDQHPTERVLGIKWNPDEDRLSFNLSLKRIQREILTGEQKPTKRQMLSVIMSVFDPYGFLSPFTIRSKILLQNSWRSTIAWDEVLKDTEYVEWKRWIQDLQHIKHFSIPRCYLQRNATICATELHVFCDASEKAYAGVAYWRDVYEDGITTVTFILGKCRVSPLKPISIPRLELQAALLASRIARTVQQEHSRKITKRVFWTDSCTVLSWLRSDYRTYKAFVAHRLGEIDDLTSQNEWQWIPSKENPADDATRENGPMPLEKSRWISGPEFLRNNERFWHAQPRTTVPGPREELRPEFVGANVDFGRLELPQIERFSSWFRLIRSTAWLLVFSECCLAKKKVPLTNVHVQWAVRKWSAQCQRDSFSEELHTLNHGGVISCKSRLHQLTPFLDEVGLIRLGGRISAAEGVPHTMKEPVILDGGHRYTRLLILHYHQKANHGSTETVVNELRQSFWILRLRPTVKTVASRCQVCRMNKKTPQIPRMADLPSVRIDHHVRPFTNCGIDYFGPMEVTVGRRREKRWGVLFTCLNIRAIHIEIASTLTTDATIMALSRMAARRGFPTIIYSDNGTNLRGAHAELKRLVTDLDCDTLRDRAMSKGVEWRFIPPGAPHMGGCWESLVKSVKITLRIILKERAPREETLATMLAEAEHTVNSRPLTSVSVDHRDGESLTPNHFLIGTSSINPLAVGLGGREGQNLRKQWRIAQNLADHFWSRWVKEYLPTLIKRRRWHQEVQPLAVGDLVLIVDSQLPRNIWPRGIVTTTFPGRDGRVRVAEIKTTKGKIIRPVSKLIVLKPMDISAE